A genomic stretch from Leptodactylus fuscus isolate aLepFus1 chromosome 10, aLepFus1.hap2, whole genome shotgun sequence includes:
- the WNT8B gene encoding protein Wnt-8b: protein MVEVRSVNNFLMTGPKAYLIYSSSVAAGAQSGIEECKYQFAWDRWNCPERTLQLSSHSGLRSDWNPHSTGPSTTGSSNYESGSSSPVWSTHFNRILFSRLESQYNRTLLSRLQIPFPPNYPPSGGSLSAGFISPANRETAFVHAISSAGVMYTLTRNCSLGDFDNCGCDDSRNGQLGGQGWLWGGCSDNVGFGEAISKQFVDALETGQDARAAMNLHNNEAGRKAVKTKMKRTCKCHGVSGSCTTQTCWLQLPEFREVGCYLKEKYHKALKVDLLQGAGNSAASRGAIAETFSSISKKELVHLEDSPDYCLENKTLGLLGTMGRECLKRGKTLNKWEKRSCKRLCGDCGLAVEERRADMVSSCNCKFHWCCAVKCEQCRKSVTKYFCVKKEKRERSGGGITRKKETKLKKKF, encoded by the exons ATGGTGGAGGTTCG GTCAGTGAACAATTTTCTGATGACCGGCCCCAAG gcATACCTTATCTACTCAAGTAGTGTGGCAGCTGGGGCACAAAGTGGGATTGAAGAGTGTAAATACCAGTTTGCTTGGGATCGGTGGAATTGTCCGGAGAGGACACTGCAGCTTTCCAGTCATAGTGGACTACGTAGTG ACTGGAATCCTCATTCTACTGGACCTTCTACCACAGGCAGCAGTAACTATGAATCTGGATCTTCTTCTCCAGTCTGGAGCACTCATTTCAACAGGATCCTCTTCTCCAGACTGGAATCTCAATACAACCGGACTCTCTTATCTCGTCTCCAGATTCCATTCCCACCGAATTATCCACCATCTGGAGGCTCTCTTTCAGCAGGATTCATTTCCCCAG CAAATCGAGAAACTGCCTTTGTGCATGCTATCAGCTCTGCCGGTGTCATGTACACTTTGACACGGAACTGCAGCCTCGGAGACTTTGATAACTGTGGTTGTGATGATTCCAGAAATGGACAACTGG GAGGACAAGGATGGCTGTGGGGAGGCTGCAGTGATAATGTAGGATTCGGAGAAGCTATTTCTAAACAGTTTGTGGACGCGTTAGAGACGGGACAAGATGCTAGAGCAGCCATGAATCTCCATAACAATGAGGCAGGAAGGAAG GCCGTGAAAACCAAAATGAAGAGAACATGTAAGTGTCATGGAGTTTCTGGAAGTTGCACAACCCAAACTTGCTGGCTTCAGCTACCTGAATTTAGAGAAGTGGGCTGCTACTTAAAGGAAAAATATCACAAGGCTCTAAAGGTGGATCTGCTGCAGGGAGCTGGTAACAGTGCGGCCAGCAGGGGTGCCATAGCCGAAACCTTCAGTTCTATTTCCAAAAAAGAGCTTGTTCACCTGGAAGATTCCCCAGATTACTGCCTGGAAAACAAAACTCTGGGTCTTCTGGGGACAATGGGCAGAGAATGTCTTAAAAGAGGCAAGACACTCAACAAATGGGAGAAGAGAAGTTGCAAGCGCCTGTGCGGAGACTGTGGCCTGGCGGTGGAGGAGAGAAGAGCAGATATGGTCTCGAGTTGTAACTGCAAGTTCCACTGGTGCTGTGCTGTCAAATGTGAGCAATGCCGAAAAAGCGTAACCAAATACTTCTGCGTCAAGAAGGAGAAGCGAGAAAGGAGTGGAGGCGGTATTACACGCAAGAAAgaaactaagctaaaaaaaaagttttag